The genomic interval CGGTTGGACGCGAAATCATCGAGCGCGAGCACGTCCTCGGCGGGGAGTTTGCTGGCATCGGCGAACCACGGCACGGGGCCGAGGCAGGGGACGCCGGTGCGCTCGGCGATGAAGGCGGAGCCGGTGGCAAAAAGCGATGGATCGCCCTGGAATTTGTTGATCACGGTGGCGGCGATGAGGGCGGCGTCGGCGGGGTGGATGACTGCGAAGGTGCCAACGATGGAGGCGATGACGCCGCCGCGATTGATGTCGCCGACGAGGATCACCGGGACATTGGCGGCCTGGGCGAAGCCGAAATTGGCGAGATCATTGGCGCGCATATTGACCTCGGAGGCGCTGCCGGCGCCTTCGACGAGGACGATATCGGCACTGGCTGAAAGCTCTTGGAAGGCGGCGAGGACTTCGGGCATCAGCTTGCCGCGCTCGCTCCAATAGGCGCGGGCCGACATAGAGGCGCGGCGCTGTCCACGGACGACGACCTGCGAGCCGGTTTCCTGTTCTGGTTTGAGCAGGACCGGGTTCATGGCGGTGATGGGTTCGCGGCGGGCGGCGCGGGCTTGCAGCGCCTGGGCGCGGCCGATTTCGCCGCCATCGGCGGTGACGGCGGCGTTGTTGCTCATGTTTTGCGGTTTGAAGGGCGCCACGGAGAGGCCACGATTGGCCAGCGCGCGGCAGAGGCCGGCGACGAGGAGGGATTTACCGACATCGGAGCCGGTGCCCATGAACATCAGGGATTTAGCGGACATGTTCAGTAGACCTCATCCTGAGCCTGTCGAAGGACGAGGCCGTGGCAAGATCGGTGTGCCCGACCTCGTGGTTCGCCCTTCGACAGGCTCAGGGGGCTCACCATGAGGCCTCATGGATATGCCGCATCGATGATGTGGGCGTAGGAGCCCATGGTGCGGCCGATGACGGCGCCCATGGGTGGCAGGGGTTCGTTGCGGGCGTCGGTGGCGGCGAAGAGTGGCGTGAGGCGGGATTGTCTGGCGGATGAGTAATGGAACTCGTGCGCGTTGAGATGGCCGGGCCAGGGCAGATCGCCGGACTGGATCAGGCGGCGATAGCCCAGGATGCGCTTGGGGCGATCGATGCGTGTGGTGACGGGGAGCAGGTTGGCCATGGCGTGGCCCTGCCCGGCTTTGTCGACCAGCGTTTCGCCCAGCACCATGAAGCCGCCGCACTCGCCATAGATCAGCGCATTGCGGTCGTGGGCGGCTGTGAGGCCCGACTTGAAGGTTTGTGCGGCGGCAAGGGTGGCGCCATGCAGTTCGGGATAGCCGCCGGGGAGATAGATGGCGTCAGCATCGCTGGCGGGGGCTTCGTTGGCGAGGGGCGAGAAGAAGCTGAGTTCGGCACCCATGGCCCGCCAGCCGTCGAGCAGGTGGGGATAGAGGAAGGCGAAGGCGTCGTCGCGGGCGATGGCGATGCGCTGGCCAAGGGGGGCGAGTGGGGCTGATGGAGCGTCGCCTTCGGCGATGGGCGTGGCGAGGGCGTGCAGGCGCGGCAGGTCGATGAAGCTGGCGATGGCTTCGGCAGCGGCATCGAGGAAGGTTTCGAAGGCGGCGACTTCGCCGGGCATGACGAGGCCGAGATGGCGTTCGGGGACGATGAGATTTGCGTCGCGCGGGATGGCGCCAAGGCATGGGATGCCGGTGGCGGAGAGGGCATCTGTCAGCATGCGCTCGTGCTTCATCGAGGCGACGCGATTGAGGATGACGCCCGCAATGCGCACACCGGGGCGCCAATTGGCGAAGCCCGCGACGAGGGGTGCGACGGACTGGCTCTGGCGTTCGGCATCGACGACGAGGATGACCGGGAGTTCGAGCAGTTCGGCAAGATCGGCGGTGGAGCCGGTATTGTCGGCGGCGCCATCGAACAGGCCCATGACGCCCTCGACCAGCAGCAGATCGGCGCCGGTGGCCTGGGTGGCGGCTAGGGATTTGAGGCGGGCAGCGCTCATCGACCACGGATCGAGATTGACCGCATCGCGCAGGGCGGCGCGGGAGAGAAAGGCCGGGTCGATGTAGTCGGGGCCGGTTTTGGCGGGCGCGACGACGGTGCCACGACGGCGGAGCGCCGCGAGCAGGCCGAGGGTGATGACGGTTTTGCCCGAGCCGGAACGTGGGGCAGCGATGACGAGGCCCTTAGCCAAAGACATGCCCTCGCGCTTGGTCGACGTACCAGTCGAGGGATTGGCGGTAGGCGCTGACGGGGCCGAGGACGACGATGGCGGGGGTGGGAACGTTGGTGAGCGTGGGCGCGTCCGCGAGGGTGGTTTCGATGACGGATTGGTTTGGTGTCGCCGCGTGGGACACTATGGCGACGCGGTCGGAGCCGTCGCGGCCGGCGGCTAGCAGTTTTTCGGCGATGGAGCCGAGATGTTTGACGGCCATGAACATGACGATGACCGGGGCGGCATTGGCCACGGCGTTCCAGTCGACGCCTTGCGGGACCGCGCCGGATTCGTCGTGGCCGGTGAGGAAAATCACGGCGTGGTTGGTGTCGCGGTGGGTGACGGGAATGCCGGCATAGGCAAGGCCACCAAGGCCCGAGGAAATGCCGGGGACGATGCGGAAGGGCACGCCTGCCCGCGCCAGGGCACCGGCTTCTTCGCCGCCGCGACCGAACATGAAGGGATCGCCGCCCTTGAGACGCAGGACGCGTTTGCCGGCTTTGGCGAGGTCGATCAATTGGAGGGAAATGTCGGCCTGCTTGGGCGATGGCTTGCCACCGCGCTTGCCGGCGAACAGCTTTTCGACCCGGCTGGGCGCCATGGCGAGGAGGTCGGGCGAGACGAGGGCGTCGTGGACGATGACATCGGCCTGAGCGAGCGCGTGATAGGCGAGCAGGGACACGAGACCAGGGCCGCCGGGCCCGGCGCCGACCAGCCAGACGCTGCCCGGTTCGAGCCTGGGGAAGTCGGCGTGATCGAGCGCGGCGAAGTGGCCGGGGCGCTTTGATTTTTTGATCCAGCCAAACATCAGTGCAACAACTCTTGAGACGGCGCTTTGAAATAGGCACAGTGGGTGGGTGGAGCACCGATAGGCCGATGAAGATATTGATCCTTGGAGGGACAGCCGAAGCGCGTCAACTGGCCAATCGGCTGGTGGCGCTGGGCCATGACGTGACGACCTCGCTGGCGGGGCGGACGCAGGACCCGATTTTGCCCGAGGGCGGGTTGCGCATGGGGCGGTTCGGCGGCATTCCGGGGCTGGCAGCTTATCTGCGGGCGGCGGGGATCGAGCGGCTGGTGGATGCGACGCATCCCTATGCGGGTCAGATTTCGATCAATGCCGTGGCGGCGGCCCGCGCGACCGGCGTTCCGCTGGTGCGGTATATGCGCCCGGCCTGGGAGCAGGCGGTTGGCGATGACTGGATGACTGTGGAGACGGCGGCCGAGGCGGCACGCGCCCTGCCCTGCAATGCCGATGTGCTGCTGACCACGGGCCATACCGGGCTGGAGCATTTTCTGGAGCGCGACGATTGCCAGTTTGTGGTGCGGACCATCGAGGCCCCGGCGGTGGAGATGCCGCGCCATGCGACGCTGCTGCGGACGCGACCACCCTATAGCGTCAGCGACGAAATGGCGCTGATGGAGCGCGAGGGGACCACTCATGTGGTGACCAAGAATTCGGGCGGCGCGCAGACGGCGGCCAAGCTGGAAGCCGCGCGGCGGCTTGGCGTAAAAGTGGTCATGATCGAACGGCCTGCCTATGGACCGGCACTGGAAGTAGCGAGCATCGACGCTGCCGTGGACGCACTAGTGCTGGGCTGACCGAAGGCAAGCGGCTCGAAATCGGGCGCGCAGCGCGACAGCGCGCAGGTGACATAAGCCGATTTTTGCTTGGCGAGGATGAGAGCACCGGCGGCACTGGCGGCGGCCTCGGCGACAGAGGTGAGGCCAATGGCGGCGACGACCTTTGCCGATGGGTTGGGGACGGCCAGCCCCAGGTCGGCATCGCCGAAGTAGCAGACCGGCACATCGAAATGGCGGGCGGTTGCGAGCAGGTTTGCGTCGCCGGCTTTGCGCTGGTGGGTGGCGATGGCGGCAAGGGACGTTTGATCCGCACCGAGGCAGGCAAGGCTCTGTTCGATCAGCGTGATGATTTCGGCAGCGGTGGCGGCGCTGGAATAGCCGATGCCGACCACAAGCCTTGGAAACTCAATACTGAATGAACCGGGAATGGACCCGGCCAGAACCATCGACATGATCGCCTCTCAACACCAAGAGGCAGGTTCGCTCAAGACCGTTGCAGCTCCGGAGTTGGTCCCCGATTTGGGTCGACCGCACCGAATTCTGTTTCAGTTCCATCACGGGAACTCTGCGCCCAACTGTTCTAGGCGGACAGAAGCGCGTGGTCAATCAACGGCTTGGCCGCAGCCTGCTCCAGATCAGAATGCTTCTGAAAATGATTTGCAAATTCAATGACTTGCGGGCTGGCGACGTTCGGTTTATGGCCAACCTATCCAAGATTTGAAAGATTCCCCCGTGAGCATTACCGCAAACAGAACGCTGGCAATCGCTGCGTGCAGCCTGCTCGTCGGCGTTATCGTGCTCGGGCTGAAGCTATTGGCCTGGTACATCACCGGTTCGGTGGCGCTCTATTCGGACGCGCTGGAATCGATCGTCAATGTGGTGACGGCCATCGTCGCGCTGATCGCGGTGAAGCTGGCGCAAAAGCCGGCCGACGCGGGCATGCCCTATGGCTATTACAAGGCCGAGTATTTTTCGGCGGTTATCGTCGGCGTGATGATCATCGTGGCGGCGATCCTGATCCTGCGCGAGGCCTATTTTGGTTTCATGTCGCCAGAATTGCCCGAAGCGCCGACGCAGGGCCTGTTGATCAGCGCGTTTGCGACCGTGATCAACCTGATCTGGGCGCGGGTGCTGGTGCGGCAGGGGCGCAAGCTCCGTTCGCCCGCCATTGAGGCCGACGGCAAGCATTTGATGACCGACGTGGTGTCGACCATCGGCGTGCTGATCGGGCTGGGACTGGTGATTTTGACCGG from Devosia sp. 2618 carries:
- a CDS encoding cation diffusion facilitator family transporter, whose product is MSITANRTLAIAACSLLVGVIVLGLKLLAWYITGSVALYSDALESIVNVVTAIVALIAVKLAQKPADAGMPYGYYKAEYFSAVIVGVMIIVAAILILREAYFGFMSPELPEAPTQGLLISAFATVINLIWARVLVRQGRKLRSPAIEADGKHLMTDVVSTIGVLIGLGLVILTGWAVIDPILAALVALNILWSGWGVIRESVGGLMDVAVPPETGKTIRDIIAGNADGALEAHDIRTRQAGKMTFIDFHLVVPGTMTVDAAHSICDSLEAKLREAVEDVQITIHVEPEAKAKHSGIVVL
- a CDS encoding cobalamin biosynthesis protein; the protein is MSMVLAGSIPGSFSIEFPRLVVGIGYSSAATAAEIITLIEQSLACLGADQTSLAAIATHQRKAGDANLLATARHFDVPVCYFGDADLGLAVPNPSAKVVAAIGLTSVAEAAASAAGALILAKQKSAYVTCALSRCAPDFEPLAFGQPSTSASTAASMLATSSAGP
- a CDS encoding cobyrinate a,c-diamide synthase yields the protein MSLAKGLVIAAPRSGSGKTVITLGLLAALRRRGTVVAPAKTGPDYIDPAFLSRAALRDAVNLDPWSMSAARLKSLAATQATGADLLLVEGVMGLFDGAADNTGSTADLAELLELPVILVVDAERQSQSVAPLVAGFANWRPGVRIAGVILNRVASMKHERMLTDALSATGIPCLGAIPRDANLIVPERHLGLVMPGEVAAFETFLDAAAEAIASFIDLPRLHALATPIAEGDAPSAPLAPLGQRIAIARDDAFAFLYPHLLDGWRAMGAELSFFSPLANEAPASDADAIYLPGGYPELHGATLAAAQTFKSGLTAAHDRNALIYGECGGFMVLGETLVDKAGQGHAMANLLPVTTRIDRPKRILGYRRLIQSGDLPWPGHLNAHEFHYSSARQSRLTPLFAATDARNEPLPPMGAVIGRTMGSYAHIIDAAYP
- the cobA gene encoding uroporphyrinogen-III C-methyltransferase encodes the protein MFGWIKKSKRPGHFAALDHADFPRLEPGSVWLVGAGPGGPGLVSLLAYHALAQADVIVHDALVSPDLLAMAPSRVEKLFAGKRGGKPSPKQADISLQLIDLAKAGKRVLRLKGGDPFMFGRGGEEAGALARAGVPFRIVPGISSGLGGLAYAGIPVTHRDTNHAVIFLTGHDESGAVPQGVDWNAVANAAPVIVMFMAVKHLGSIAEKLLAAGRDGSDRVAIVSHAATPNQSVIETTLADAPTLTNVPTPAIVVLGPVSAYRQSLDWYVDQARGHVFG
- a CDS encoding cobalt-precorrin-6A reductase; its protein translation is MKILILGGTAEARQLANRLVALGHDVTTSLAGRTQDPILPEGGLRMGRFGGIPGLAAYLRAAGIERLVDATHPYAGQISINAVAAARATGVPLVRYMRPAWEQAVGDDWMTVETAAEAARALPCNADVLLTTGHTGLEHFLERDDCQFVVRTIEAPAVEMPRHATLLRTRPPYSVSDEMALMEREGTTHVVTKNSGGAQTAAKLEAARRLGVKVVMIERPAYGPALEVASIDAAVDALVLG
- a CDS encoding cobyric acid synthase — protein: MSAKSLMFMGTGSDVGKSLLVAGLCRALANRGLSVAPFKPQNMSNNAAVTADGGEIGRAQALQARAARREPITAMNPVLLKPEQETGSQVVVRGQRRASMSARAYWSERGKLMPEVLAAFQELSASADIVLVEGAGSASEVNMRANDLANFGFAQAANVPVILVGDINRGGVIASIVGTFAVIHPADAALIAATVINKFQGDPSLFATGSAFIAERTGVPCLGPVPWFADASKLPAEDVLALDDFASNRAGRFTIAVPRLPRIANFDDLDPLRAEPDVSVIMVEPGQPLPRHADLIILPGSKATRSDLAALRANGWDIDILAHHRAGGRVLGICGGYQMLGRTIADPEGIEGTPGVSNGLGLLSVETVLTPTKQLRVEQAIHAPSGQSISGYHMHMGETAGPDRTRPFARVAAADEGAISTDSRVAGTYLHGLFAADAFRRAYLGNAASPDLAYETTIDQTLDALAAHLATHLDIDALLALAR